The sequence below is a genomic window from Sorangiineae bacterium MSr12523.
GCCCGAGAAAGCCCACGGCCTCCACGAACCCATCGCGCGCCACGTGCCATGGCACGCCGCCACCCTCGAGTCCAAGCTCCGCGGCCAGCAGATCGCCCACCTCCGCGCCGCGCGCGCCCAGCGAAGCGAGCGTCCCCACCGCGCCCCCGAACTGAACGCGCTCCACGCGCGGCCGCAATTGATCCAGCCTCTCCACGTGCGCCACCAGCGGCGCGAGCCACACCGCGCACTTCAAACCGAACGAAATCGGCGCCGCATGCTGCAGATGCGTGCGCCCCACCATGACGGTGCCCCGATGCCGATCGGCCAGCGTGGTCAGGGCATCGATGACCGCCACCGAGCTGGCGCGCACCAGCGCCAATCCGTCCTTCACCTGCAGCGCCACGGCGGTGTCCAGAATGTCCTGCGTCGTCGCGCCCCAATGCGTGTAGCGCCCTGCGTCCTCACCCGCCGCACGCGAGAGCGCACGCACCACGGCCACCACGGGGTAGCCCACATTGCGAACGCTTTTCGCGAGCTCGCCCTCGTCGAGCACCTCCACGCGGGCGGCGCGCGAAATGGCCTCGGCCGCCTCCGCCGGAATGATCCCGAGCCGCGCCTCGCACCGTGCGAGCGCGGCCTCCACGTCGAGCATGCGCTGGAAGAGCGCGCGCTCGTCGAAGACGGCCCGCATCGCATCGGTGCCGTAGAGCGTCCCGAAAACCGGGCTGTCCGCCGGATGAATGGCCACCGCTCACTCCTCCTTCTTCAGCGCCTTCTTGGCCGCGCGCATCGCCGCATTCGCCGCCGGCACCCCGGCATAGACGGCCACCTGCTGCAGCACCTCCGAGAGATCCGCCGGCGATGCCCCCGTGTTCGACATGGCCCGCACGTGCGTCTCGAATTCCTCGGTGTGGCCCAGGGCTGCTAGCAGCGCCAAGGTCAAAAGATGCCGGGTCCGCCGATCCAATCCCGGCCTCGCCCACATGCTTCCCCACGCGGTGCGCGTGAGGAAAGCCTGAAAATCCCGATCCAAGTCCGTGATGGCGGCCAGCGCGTTGGCCACGTACTGCTCGCCGAGCACCTCCTTGCGTACGGCCAACCCGAGCTCGTAGGCATCCGCGCTCGGCGGCCGCAAGAACTCGGCAAGCACCGCGGTCACCGCGTCGGCTTTCTCGAGCATGGGAAGATGCGCCGCCTGCTCGAGCACCACCAGCTTGGCGCCCAGCGCATCGCGGATCGCTTCGGACAAGGCCACCGGCGTGGCGGCGTCGCCATCCCCCACGACCACCAGCGAGGGCACCCGCAGAGAGCGCGCACGTTCGCGAAAATCCCACGAGGCCAGCGCCTCTGCCGACGAGGCGTAGCCCTCCGCCGGCGTCGTGGTCAGCATCGCGCGAAGCCCTTTTGCCTCCGGTGAATCGATGCGCGCCGGCGTCACCCATCGCGCGACGATCCCGTCGGCCAAGGTCTCCATTCCGCCCGCGCGCACGATGCGTGCTCGTTCGAGCCATGGTTCCGGCGGCGGCACCGCCATGGCCGTATCGAACAGTGCGAGCGAGCGCACGCGATCCGGCGCAGCATGCGCCAAGGCCATCGCCACCATGCCACCGAGCGAGACCCCGCCCACGTGCGCGGCACGCAGCTCCAGGGCATCGAGCAGCGCGAGCACGTCGTCGGCGAGACGCTCCACCGTGTACGGTCCCCGCGTCGTTTCGCTCAAACCGTGCCCGCGCAAGTCCGGCCGAATCACCCGAAACGTGCGCGCGAGGACCGCCGCCTGCGGATCCCACAGCCGGAGATCCGTCCCCAGCGAATGCAAAAGAACCACCGGCGGCGCCCCCGGCGGTCCTTCGATGGCAACGTGCGTCCTGAGCGATCTCGTGGCCACGAACATAAAGCGATCTTACTGGTAGGCCTCCGCCGTCGCACCTACATAACGCGCCGCTTTCCTTGGTTCGACGATCAGATCGGTTGCTGCCGGAAGAAAGACCGCGCGTCCATCGTTAGGGAAAGCGGGGCAGGCATGCGAGGGATCCCGGAAGCTTTTCAGAGTCGACGCGCCATTCGAAGACTGAACATTGCCGCCGTTGGCTTGGCACTCGGCTGCATCACCGGCGTCGTCATCGGGCACATCCTTCGCGACGCCATTGGCTATTACCATCCGGGATTCCCAATCGCCTTGGCCACGTTTTGCGTTGGCGCCTTTTGGGCGGCCTACTTTCGCCCGAAGCGCCGAGCCGGCGTGCGTCAATTCCGTATCGGCTGGGGAACCTCGCTGGTGCTGGGCATGGTCAACGCGCAGTTTGCCTGCTTGCTCGCGGTGGGGGCAGATCACGAGCTCGGGCTGCACGAGGCCGGGCGGATTCTCGTGGCCGCGCCGACCATTGGCGTTTTCTTGTGGCTGCCGGCGCTGATTTTCACATTGGTCTGCTTTGGATGGCCCATCGTGAGCGCGCAGGCCCTCGGCGAAAAAGGCCTCGCCGGCGAGGAGCGCGGTGAGCGCATCGTCGGCGTGACGTCCTTCGTGATTGCGGCCATCGGTCTTCTCGCATCCTATGGACTGTCCTCGGCCCAAGTGCTCGAGACCTTTTCGCCCCTTCGCATCGTGGGCTATTTGGGAATGCTCACCGGAGGGCTGGCTGCCTATGCGGCCTTCGTTCGCGAGCGGCGCCGTCGAGCGTTCGTGCGCGATGTGGAGGCGGGGGCCGTGGCAGGCTTTCGTGTGGACCCCAGCCCCGAGGGCAAAGTCCTCGTGCGTGTGACCTCGCAAGGAGAGGGATACCGTGTATCCGATTTTCGCGAGGAGCTCGTCGAGTTGGACGTGAGCGGCGAGGCGAAGCGGGCGCGCTACGGCGAATTGCCATAGAGGGCGCGCGTGCGCGCCATGTTGCGCATCGAAATCACCTCGAGCACGCTCGCCAGCGAGGGGCCCGACAGGACCACAGGTGGCGATACTTCGTGCCGCACCATGCTTCCATCCGAGGCTTTCCAGCGCTGCCCGCTCGATAGCTTGCCGACGAGCCGGCACGTCGGACAGTACGCAAGC
It includes:
- a CDS encoding adenylosuccinate lyase family protein; amino-acid sequence: MAIHPADSPVFGTLYGTDAMRAVFDERALFQRMLDVEAALARCEARLGIIPAEAAEAISRAARVEVLDEGELAKSVRNVGYPVVAVVRALSRAAGEDAGRYTHWGATTQDILDTAVALQVKDGLALVRASSVAVIDALTTLADRHRGTVMVGRTHLQHAAPISFGLKCAVWLAPLVAHVERLDQLRPRVERVQFGGAVGTLASLGARGAEVGDLLAAELGLEGGGVPWHVARDGFVEAVGFLGLLCGSLSKIATDVILLGQTEVAEVFEPYEEGRGGSSTMPQKRNPIASEYVLAAARTVQAMVPLMQNAMAQDHERATGPWQVEPAAVPQAFVLAHGALEHARGIVSGLRLDEARMRRNAEAGGGLLMAEAVMMALAPKVGRGEAHHLVERACARAMADGLDLAEALRRTPETRAHLDDATIAQATAPGHYLGSASAFIDRVLSGAAGISR
- the pcaD gene encoding 3-oxoadipate enol-lactonase — encoded protein: MATRSLRTHVAIEGPPGAPPVVLLHSLGTDLRLWDPQAAVLARTFRVIRPDLRGHGLSETTRGPYTVERLADDVLALLDALELRAAHVGGVSLGGMVAMALAHAAPDRVRSLALFDTAMAVPPPEPWLERARIVRAGGMETLADGIVARWVTPARIDSPEAKGLRAMLTTTPAEGYASSAEALASWDFRERARSLRVPSLVVVGDGDAATPVALSEAIRDALGAKLVVLEQAAHLPMLEKADAVTAVLAEFLRPPSADAYELGLAVRKEVLGEQYVANALAAITDLDRDFQAFLTRTAWGSMWARPGLDRRTRHLLTLALLAALGHTEEFETHVRAMSNTGASPADLSEVLQQVAVYAGVPAANAAMRAAKKALKKEE